A stretch of the Ensifer sp. PDNC004 genome encodes the following:
- a CDS encoding pirin family protein, which yields MSFFPGPDPLAGDKPACDAIEHLIVPRTSDIGGLQVRRALPTAKRRLVGPFIFFDRMGPALLRAGEAIDVRPHPHIGLSTVTYLFDGEIKHRDSLGTEMVIRPGDVNLMTAGRGIVHSERSPENQRGHERSISGLQTWLALPDHKEEIDPIFSHTEERMLPHMSDNGIKARVVIGNFEGAKSPVSVFTDTIYVDLNIAPGKSAPFAAQWEERALYILSGEAIIAGDHFADNQLLVFRAGDEITVKAGPQGCHVMLFGGAALGSSRHIWWNFVSSSKERIEKAKEEWRSGRFDIVPGDEEEFVPLPEG from the coding sequence ATGTCTTTCTTTCCAGGCCCCGACCCGCTCGCCGGCGACAAGCCCGCCTGCGACGCCATCGAACATCTGATCGTTCCGCGCACCAGCGACATCGGCGGGCTGCAGGTTCGCCGCGCCCTGCCGACGGCGAAGCGCCGCCTGGTCGGCCCCTTCATCTTCTTCGATCGCATGGGACCGGCGCTGCTGCGCGCCGGCGAGGCGATCGACGTGCGCCCGCACCCGCATATCGGCCTGTCGACCGTCACCTATCTCTTCGACGGCGAGATCAAGCATCGCGACAGCCTCGGCACCGAAATGGTCATCCGCCCCGGCGACGTGAACTTGATGACGGCCGGCCGCGGCATCGTGCACTCCGAACGCTCGCCGGAGAACCAGCGCGGTCATGAGCGCTCGATCTCGGGCCTGCAGACCTGGCTGGCGCTGCCCGACCACAAGGAAGAAATCGACCCGATCTTCAGCCACACCGAAGAGCGAATGCTGCCGCATATGAGCGACAACGGCATCAAGGCGCGAGTGGTGATCGGCAATTTCGAGGGCGCGAAGTCGCCGGTCTCGGTCTTCACCGACACGATCTATGTCGACCTCAATATCGCACCCGGCAAGAGCGCCCCCTTTGCGGCGCAGTGGGAAGAGCGCGCGCTCTATATCCTCTCCGGCGAGGCAATCATTGCCGGCGATCATTTCGCCGACAACCAGTTGCTCGTCTTCCGCGCCGGAGACGAGATCACGGTCAAGGCCGGACCGCAAGGCTGTCACGTCATGCTTTTCGGCGGTGCAGCGCTCGGATCGTCCCGCCACATCTGGTGGAATTTCGTTTCTTCGTCCAAGGAACGCATCGAGAAAGCCAAGGAAGAGTGGCGCAGCGGACGCTTCGACATCGTGCCCGGAGACGAAGAGGAATTCGTTCCGCTGCCCGAGGGTTGA
- a CDS encoding TlyA family RNA methyltransferase, which produces MSEDRQNEEHKNRVRLDQLLLNSGLVASRARARDAIQRGTVKVDGRTVTKAASMFAETVTITIDDPAQDYVSRAALKLVAALDYFGLDPSGESCVDIGASTGGFTEVLLKRGAEHVVAIDVGHGQIHPRIEGDERVTSIEGLNARAMTEEDIDDRDVTFVVSDVSFISLKLALPPALDMALPGAHCILLVKPQFEAGRDAISKAGLLKDPESAPDVAAELERWLVEDMGWQSLGLIPSPIAGGDGNVEFLLAGKKP; this is translated from the coding sequence ATGTCAGAAGATCGCCAGAACGAAGAACACAAGAACCGGGTCCGCCTCGATCAGTTGCTGCTGAACTCGGGGCTCGTCGCAAGCCGCGCGCGCGCCCGTGACGCAATCCAGCGCGGGACCGTCAAGGTCGACGGCCGCACGGTCACCAAGGCAGCGTCCATGTTTGCCGAGACCGTGACGATCACCATCGACGACCCGGCGCAGGACTACGTCTCGCGCGCCGCGCTGAAGCTGGTCGCGGCGCTCGATTATTTCGGGCTCGACCCCTCAGGCGAAAGCTGCGTCGATATCGGCGCCTCGACCGGTGGTTTCACGGAAGTGCTGTTGAAGCGCGGAGCCGAGCACGTGGTCGCGATCGACGTCGGCCATGGCCAGATCCATCCGCGCATCGAGGGCGACGAACGCGTCACCAGCATCGAGGGCCTCAACGCCCGCGCGATGACCGAGGAGGACATCGACGACCGCGACGTCACCTTCGTCGTCTCCGACGTCTCGTTCATTTCGCTCAAGCTCGCCCTGCCGCCGGCACTCGACATGGCCTTGCCGGGCGCGCACTGCATTCTGCTCGTAAAGCCGCAATTCGAGGCAGGTCGCGATGCGATCAGCAAGGCGGGCCTGCTCAAGGATCCCGAGAGCGCGCCGGATGTTGCCGCCGAACTCGAGCGCTGGCTCGTCGAAGACATGGGCTGGCAGAGCCTCGGGCTCATCCCCTCGCCGATTGCCGGCGGCGACGGCAATGTCGAATTCCTGCTCGCGGGCAAGAAGCCATGA
- a CDS encoding methyl-accepting chemotaxis protein yields MPRFHLRISHRIGLLVPIAVAGILAIVAIFVVEKGLEEDYRRQVQVHRDAERALLRLEIQFLQNRRAEKDFLLRREDRYAAAHDETAAKAQATMAELGKLLDSSSTRSELQTISEGYERYLKAFSAVAEANRTLGLDPAAGKEGAMRTAVHAVEELLKPIKDKGLQASMLTMRRHEKDFIMRRDHKYVEKHAEEVKAFTGAPAELFGGADLQGKVLAALKDYATAFNDYAALAENETALRATMSKAFADVEPVFEQMAGAIETEKVKSETESASTQKSLEAIALAAVVAAIAVIAATVFLVGRTISRPIVATTRSMTRLADGDVASSIPYSGRKDEIGEMAGAVEIFRQAAIANRRLEAEAAENRKRAEAERIRLQEDAEAAAQARLIQATSGLAGGLKRLAAGDLAFQLSEPFAPDFEQLRHDLNSAVAQLGDALSAVADSSRSIDGGSREISESADDLSRRTEQQAAALEETAAALDEITANVANSTKRAEEARHVAVEANASAAKSGSVVADAVEAMRRIEHSSGQISNIIGVIDEIAFQTNLLALNAGVEAARAGEAGKGFAVVAQEVRELAQRSAQAAKEIKELIRNSSVEVEGGVRLVRDTGAALQAIGDHVVTINEHMSAIAVSSREQSVGLTEVNTAVNQMDQVTQKNAAMVEEANAASAQLANEAVRLRELITRFTLPGQARAATTADLRTAARAMAAPAATPAQRFTPTRPLSRGNAAVAQDDWQEF; encoded by the coding sequence ATGCCGCGTTTTCACCTCAGGATCTCCCATCGCATCGGTCTGCTCGTGCCGATCGCCGTCGCCGGTATCCTGGCGATTGTTGCAATCTTCGTCGTGGAGAAGGGCCTCGAGGAGGACTACCGACGGCAGGTGCAGGTGCATCGTGACGCGGAGCGCGCATTGCTGAGACTGGAGATACAGTTCCTGCAAAACCGCCGTGCCGAAAAGGACTTCCTGCTGCGCAGGGAAGATCGATATGCCGCGGCCCATGACGAAACCGCCGCAAAGGCGCAGGCGACGATGGCCGAGCTCGGCAAGCTGCTCGACAGCTCGTCGACACGGAGCGAGCTGCAGACGATTTCCGAGGGCTACGAGCGCTATCTGAAAGCCTTCTCGGCCGTTGCCGAGGCCAACCGTACGCTCGGTCTCGATCCAGCCGCCGGCAAAGAGGGCGCGATGCGAACCGCCGTCCATGCGGTCGAGGAGTTGTTGAAGCCGATCAAGGACAAGGGGCTCCAGGCGAGCATGCTGACGATGCGTCGCCACGAGAAGGACTTCATCATGCGGCGCGACCACAAATACGTGGAGAAGCACGCCGAGGAAGTGAAGGCTTTCACCGGCGCGCCGGCAGAGCTGTTCGGCGGTGCGGACCTGCAGGGCAAGGTCCTCGCGGCGCTCAAGGACTACGCGACCGCCTTCAACGACTACGCGGCTCTTGCGGAGAACGAGACGGCGCTGCGGGCGACGATGTCGAAGGCCTTTGCCGATGTCGAGCCGGTGTTCGAGCAGATGGCGGGCGCCATCGAAACGGAGAAGGTCAAGTCCGAAACCGAAAGTGCGTCCACCCAGAAGTCGCTCGAGGCGATCGCACTGGCGGCCGTTGTCGCGGCGATTGCTGTCATTGCAGCGACCGTCTTCCTCGTCGGGCGCACCATCTCGCGGCCGATCGTTGCCACCACCCGCTCCATGACCCGCCTTGCCGACGGTGATGTTGCATCGTCGATCCCCTATTCCGGCCGCAAGGACGAGATCGGCGAGATGGCCGGCGCGGTCGAAATCTTCCGCCAGGCGGCGATCGCCAACCGCAGGCTGGAGGCGGAGGCCGCTGAAAACCGCAAACGGGCCGAGGCCGAACGCATTCGCCTGCAAGAAGACGCCGAAGCCGCTGCACAGGCCCGCCTGATCCAGGCGACCTCCGGCCTTGCCGGCGGTCTCAAGCGCCTCGCCGCCGGCGATCTCGCCTTCCAGCTTAGCGAACCCTTTGCGCCCGATTTCGAGCAACTGCGCCACGACCTGAACAGCGCCGTCGCCCAGCTCGGCGATGCGCTGTCGGCGGTCGCCGACTCGAGCCGCTCGATCGACGGCGGCTCGCGCGAGATCAGCGAGAGCGCCGACGACCTGTCACGCCGCACGGAGCAGCAGGCCGCAGCCCTGGAAGAAACCGCGGCCGCCCTGGACGAGATCACCGCCAATGTCGCCAACTCGACGAAGCGCGCAGAGGAAGCCCGGCATGTCGCCGTCGAGGCCAACGCCAGCGCCGCCAAGTCCGGCAGCGTCGTTGCCGATGCGGTCGAGGCCATGCGCCGGATCGAGCATTCCTCCGGTCAGATCTCCAACATCATCGGCGTCATCGACGAGATCGCCTTCCAGACGAACCTTCTGGCCCTCAACGCCGGCGTCGAAGCGGCGCGTGCGGGCGAAGCCGGCAAGGGCTTTGCGGTCGTGGCCCAGGAGGTGCGTGAACTTGCACAGCGCTCGGCGCAGGCCGCCAAGGAAATCAAGGAACTGATCCGCAATTCGTCCGTCGAGGTCGAAGGCGGTGTCCGGCTGGTGCGCGACACCGGTGCGGCCCTACAGGCGATCGGCGACCATGTGGTCACCATCAACGAGCACATGAGCGCAATCGCCGTGTCCTCGCGAGAACAGTCCGTGGGCCTGACCGAGGTGAACACGGCGGTCAACCAGATGGACCAGGTGACGCAGAAGAACGCAGCCATGGTCGAGGAAGCCAACGCCGCAAGCGCCCAGCTTGCCAACGAGGCAGTCCGCCTGCGCGAACTGATTACCCGCTTCACCCTTCCGGGCCAGGCGCGCGCAGCAACGACCGCAGATCTGCGCACCGCCGCCCGCGCCATGGCGGCACCGGCAGCCACGCCCGCACAACGCTTCACACCCACCCGCCCGCTGTCACGCGGCAACGCCGCGGTGGCGCAGGACGATTGGCAGGAATTCTGA
- a CDS encoding exodeoxyribonuclease VII small subunit gives MNTTTQPDVSTLSFEQAVEELERIVSALERGDVALDKSIEIYERGEALKKHCEALLKAAEDRIEKIRLDRAGKPQGVEPLDAD, from the coding sequence ATGAACACCACCACGCAACCGGACGTTTCCACCCTCTCCTTCGAGCAGGCTGTCGAAGAACTGGAGCGGATCGTTTCGGCGCTGGAGCGCGGCGATGTCGCCCTCGACAAATCGATCGAGATCTACGAGCGCGGCGAAGCGCTGAAGAAGCACTGCGAAGCACTGCTGAAGGCAGCCGAGGACCGCATCGAAAAGATCCGCCTCGACCGCGCCGGCAAGCCGCAGGGCGTGGAGCCGCTCGACGCCGACTGA
- a CDS encoding class I SAM-dependent RNA methyltransferase has protein sequence MTTEAVTVKRLGAQGDGIADGPDGPIYAPFTLPGESVALAVNRSHGTLISVREASPERVEPHCRHFGPDGVNGTCGGCTMQHASDTLYHGFKRDLVIAALKSKGLTPEVAPLITAEPGQRRRAVFTARKTEKDLLLGFNQAESHHIVAISECPIASPGIASKLATIARIGTAMAVNAEPFRITVLETLSGLDLNVDGIKKLDDSVRRRTVEAVLGERGIARVSLNGEIIVEPVKPVIDFGGVSVSPPPGSFTQATAQAEEAMAKLVLDHLGKSKRVADLFAGCGTFALRIARKARVHAVEGEDKALKALDVAARNTQGLKPVTVEKRDLFRRPVMAQELKVFDAIVFDPPRAGAETQCHEIARSGVKKVVAVSCNPVTLARDLSILTAAGYRITSVTPIDQFLWSSHVEAVVTLEK, from the coding sequence ATGACCACCGAAGCCGTCACCGTCAAACGGTTGGGCGCCCAAGGCGACGGCATTGCCGACGGTCCGGACGGACCGATCTATGCGCCCTTCACGCTGCCTGGCGAAAGCGTCGCGCTCGCCGTCAACAGATCGCACGGCACGCTGATCTCGGTGAGAGAAGCCTCGCCCGAACGTGTCGAGCCGCACTGTCGGCACTTCGGGCCGGATGGCGTCAATGGCACATGCGGCGGCTGCACGATGCAGCATGCCTCGGACACGCTCTACCACGGTTTCAAGCGCGATCTGGTGATCGCCGCCCTGAAGTCGAAAGGCCTGACGCCCGAGGTTGCGCCGCTCATCACCGCCGAGCCGGGCCAGCGCCGGCGTGCGGTTTTCACGGCGCGCAAGACCGAGAAGGACCTGCTGCTCGGCTTCAACCAGGCGGAAAGCCACCACATCGTCGCGATTTCGGAATGTCCGATCGCGAGCCCGGGCATCGCCTCGAAGCTCGCAACCATCGCCAGGATCGGCACTGCGATGGCGGTCAATGCCGAGCCCTTCCGCATCACCGTGCTCGAAACGCTCTCCGGGCTCGATCTCAACGTCGACGGCATCAAGAAGCTTGACGACAGCGTGCGCCGCCGCACGGTCGAAGCCGTGCTCGGCGAACGCGGCATCGCGCGCGTCAGCCTCAATGGCGAAATCATCGTCGAGCCGGTGAAGCCGGTCATCGATTTCGGCGGCGTTTCCGTTTCGCCGCCGCCCGGCAGTTTCACGCAGGCGACGGCACAAGCCGAAGAAGCGATGGCGAAGCTGGTGCTCGACCATCTCGGCAAGTCCAAGCGCGTCGCAGACCTCTTTGCCGGCTGCGGCACCTTCGCGCTGCGCATCGCCCGCAAGGCACGCGTCCATGCGGTCGAAGGCGAGGACAAGGCGCTGAAGGCGCTCGACGTGGCCGCCCGCAATACGCAAGGGCTGAAGCCGGTGACGGTCGAGAAGCGTGACCTCTTCCGCCGCCCGGTCATGGCGCAGGAACTGAAGGTGTTTGATGCCATTGTCTTCGACCCGCCACGGGCCGGCGCGGAAACGCAGTGTCACGAGATCGCCCGCTCCGGTGTCAAGAAGGTCGTCGCCGTTTCCTGCAACCCAGTGACGCTCGCGCGCGACCTCTCGATCCTGACGGCCGCCGGCTACCGCATCACCTCGGTGACGCCGATCGACCAGTTTCTCTGGTCGTCTCATGTCGAGGCGGTGGTGACGCTGGAGAAGTGA
- a CDS encoding histone deacetylase family protein yields MTTFLYENPVFLEHEVPEEHPERPDRLKALNLALEHPNFSDLKRIEAKKGSEDLVLLAHPEEHLAAVRRAIPEEGLNNFEADTYASPLSLEAALTGIGGATAAVDAVFTGETDNAFVAARPPGHHAEKNKAMGFCLFNTVAIAARYAQKVHGAERVAIVDWDVHHGNGTQDIFWDDPSVLFCSTHQMPLYPGTGAKDETGIKGNIVNAPLSPNMGSEHFREAFRSRILSALTNFRPDFILISAGFDAHHRDPLAQINLVAEDFDWATGRLHEIADRSAGNRMVSLLEGGYDLQGLAESAGLHILRLMRG; encoded by the coding sequence ATGACCACGTTCCTCTATGAAAATCCGGTCTTTCTGGAACACGAGGTTCCGGAGGAGCATCCTGAGCGGCCGGACCGGCTGAAGGCGCTGAACCTTGCGCTCGAACACCCGAACTTCTCCGATCTCAAGCGGATCGAGGCGAAGAAGGGAAGCGAAGACCTCGTGTTGCTCGCCCATCCGGAAGAGCATCTCGCTGCCGTCAGGCGCGCCATTCCGGAAGAAGGCCTCAACAATTTCGAGGCGGACACCTACGCGAGCCCCTTGAGCCTCGAGGCGGCGCTGACCGGGATCGGCGGGGCGACCGCCGCGGTCGACGCCGTCTTTACCGGCGAGACCGACAACGCCTTCGTCGCGGCGCGACCACCGGGCCACCACGCCGAGAAGAACAAGGCGATGGGCTTCTGCCTTTTCAACACGGTGGCGATCGCCGCCCGCTACGCCCAGAAGGTCCACGGCGCCGAACGGGTCGCGATCGTCGACTGGGACGTGCACCACGGCAACGGCACACAGGACATCTTCTGGGACGACCCCTCGGTGCTTTTCTGCTCGACGCACCAGATGCCGCTCTATCCCGGCACCGGCGCCAAGGACGAGACGGGCATCAAGGGCAACATCGTCAACGCACCGCTGTCGCCGAATATGGGCAGCGAGCATTTCCGTGAGGCGTTCCGCAGCCGGATCCTTTCCGCGCTAACAAACTTCCGCCCGGACTTCATCCTGATCTCCGCCGGCTTCGACGCCCACCACCGCGATCCGCTGGCGCAGATCAATCTCGTCGCCGAGGATTTCGACTGGGCGACCGGACGCCTGCACGAGATCGCCGATCGCAGCGCCGGCAACCGCATGGTCAGCCTGCTCGAAGGCGGCTATGACCTTCAGGGACTGGCCGAATCGGCCGGCCTGCACATTTTGAGACTGATGAGAGGGTAA
- the dxs gene encoding 1-deoxy-D-xylulose-5-phosphate synthase, with the protein MPATPLLDKVTYPDDLKKVDDKDLPQLAGEVRAEMIDAVSRTGGHLGAGLGVVELTIAIHKVFNTPHDRLIFDVGHQCYPHKILTGRRDRIRTLRQEGGLSGFTRRAESEYDPFGAAHSSTSISAGLGMAVAADLDGKNRNVIAVIGDGALSAGMAYEALNNAGALDARLIVILNDNDMSIAPPTGAMSAYLARLASGRTYMGIREVGKKLTAYLGKTVDRAITRAVEHARGYVTGGTLFEEMGFYHIGPIDGHSFDHLLPVLRNVRDNAKGPVLIHVVTQKGKGYPPAEAAADKYHGVNKFDVITGAQAKAKPNAPAYTSVFADALTQEAGFDDKIVAVTAAMPSGTGLDKFAKVHPSRCFDVGIAEQHAVTFAAGLAAEGYKPFAALYSTFLQRGYDQVVHDVAIQGLPVRFPIDRAGFVGADGPTHAGSFDTTYLATLPGFVVMAAADEAELKHMVRTAAAYDAGPISFRYPRGEGVGVEMPERGQILEIGKGRIVKEGSKVALLSFGTRLADCLLAAEDLDAAGLSTTVADARFAKPLDHDLIRELARNHEVLITIEEGAVGGFASHVLQFLAEDGLLDGGLKVRPMVMPDVWMEQAKPEAMYAAAGLDRAGIVSTVFKALGQKQDIGIGAAG; encoded by the coding sequence ATGCCGGCTACTCCCTTGCTCGACAAGGTGACTTATCCCGACGACCTGAAGAAGGTCGACGACAAGGATCTGCCGCAGCTTGCCGGAGAAGTCCGGGCGGAAATGATCGACGCAGTGTCGCGCACCGGCGGCCATCTTGGCGCGGGCCTCGGCGTCGTCGAATTGACGATCGCCATCCACAAGGTGTTCAACACGCCGCATGACCGGCTGATCTTCGACGTCGGCCACCAGTGCTATCCGCACAAGATCCTGACCGGCCGCCGCGACCGTATCCGCACGCTCCGTCAGGAAGGCGGCCTCTCAGGCTTCACCCGCCGCGCCGAGAGCGAATACGACCCCTTCGGTGCTGCGCATTCCTCTACCTCGATCTCGGCCGGCCTCGGCATGGCGGTCGCGGCCGATCTCGACGGCAAGAACCGCAATGTTATTGCCGTCATCGGCGACGGTGCGCTTTCGGCCGGCATGGCCTATGAGGCGCTCAACAATGCCGGCGCGCTCGACGCGCGGCTGATCGTCATCCTCAACGACAACGACATGTCGATTGCGCCGCCGACCGGCGCGATGAGCGCCTATCTCGCACGCCTTGCCTCCGGCCGCACCTATATGGGCATCCGCGAAGTCGGCAAGAAACTGACCGCCTATCTCGGCAAGACCGTCGACCGGGCGATCACCCGCGCTGTCGAACACGCCCGTGGCTACGTCACGGGCGGCACGCTGTTCGAAGAGATGGGCTTCTACCATATCGGCCCGATCGACGGGCACTCCTTCGACCATCTGCTACCGGTGTTGCGCAATGTGCGCGACAACGCCAAGGGTCCGGTGCTGATCCATGTGGTGACGCAGAAGGGCAAGGGCTATCCGCCGGCGGAAGCCGCAGCCGACAAGTACCACGGCGTCAACAAATTCGATGTCATCACTGGCGCGCAGGCGAAGGCCAAGCCGAACGCGCCCGCCTATACCTCGGTCTTTGCCGACGCGCTGACGCAGGAAGCCGGTTTCGACGACAAGATTGTCGCCGTCACCGCCGCGATGCCTTCGGGTACCGGTCTCGACAAGTTCGCCAAGGTCCATCCGTCGCGCTGCTTCGATGTGGGCATTGCCGAACAGCATGCCGTCACCTTTGCCGCCGGTCTTGCCGCCGAAGGCTACAAGCCGTTCGCAGCGCTCTATTCGACCTTCCTGCAGCGCGGCTACGACCAGGTGGTGCACGACGTGGCGATCCAGGGGCTGCCGGTACGCTTCCCGATCGACCGTGCCGGTTTCGTCGGCGCCGACGGCCCGACCCACGCTGGCTCCTTCGACACGACCTATCTTGCCACCCTCCCCGGTTTTGTGGTGATGGCGGCCGCCGACGAGGCGGAACTGAAGCACATGGTGCGCACGGCCGCTGCCTACGACGCCGGCCCGATCTCGTTCCGCTATCCGCGCGGCGAAGGCGTGGGCGTCGAGATGCCGGAGCGCGGCCAGATCCTCGAGATCGGCAAGGGCCGCATCGTCAAGGAGGGCTCCAAGGTGGCGCTGCTGTCCTTCGGTACCCGCCTGGCCGACTGTCTGCTGGCCGCCGAAGACCTCGACGCCGCCGGGCTTTCGACCACGGTCGCCGATGCGCGCTTTGCCAAGCCGCTCGACCATGATCTCATCCGCGAGCTTGCCCGCAACCACGAGGTGCTGATCACCATCGAGGAAGGTGCCGTCGGCGGCTTTGCCAGCCACGTGCTGCAGTTCCTGGCCGAGGACGGCCTGCTCGACGGCGGCCTCAAGGTTCGCCCGATGGTCATGCCCGACGTCTGGATGGAACAGGCCAAACCCGAGGCGATGTATGCCGCCGCCGGCCTCGACCGCGCCGGTATCGTCTCGACCGTCTTCAAGGCACTCGGCCAGAAGCAGGACATCGGGATCGGCGCTGCCGGCTGA
- a CDS encoding zinc-dependent alcohol dehydrogenase family protein, whose protein sequence is MRSTLVSQFGDPRQVIALVDAERVAPAAGEVEVALSLAAINPSDLIPVTGAYSARTTLPFAPGFEGFGTVTRIGTGVTTLKVGDRVVPIGASGLWQEYLIRPAAWCFAVPEDIGETDAATCYVNPLTALQLIEALRTHFGSLDGRRIGVTAAGSAIGGMLMKLLAGEGADTTGIVRSARSAERLATEVPGHIVLGDESHVPQLRLDAIIDAVGGPYAGDLIQRTLNPGGAFIQYGALSGVPVPQATIQARPDIRFSFLWLRTWVHSAGRPAIEAAFAKSFEGLRSGLFSSRIAEIYPLSRLDAALAHQADPGRDGKLLLDPRC, encoded by the coding sequence ATGCGCTCCACCCTCGTTAGCCAGTTCGGCGATCCCCGGCAAGTGATTGCGCTCGTCGACGCCGAACGCGTGGCGCCTGCGGCGGGCGAAGTCGAGGTGGCGCTGTCGCTCGCCGCCATCAACCCGTCCGATCTCATCCCGGTGACCGGCGCCTATAGCGCCCGCACCACGCTGCCCTTCGCGCCCGGCTTCGAGGGCTTCGGCACGGTGACGCGCATCGGCACCGGCGTCACGACGCTGAAAGTCGGCGACCGCGTCGTGCCGATCGGCGCCAGCGGTCTGTGGCAGGAGTATCTGATCCGGCCGGCCGCATGGTGTTTCGCCGTGCCCGAGGATATCGGCGAGACCGATGCTGCTACCTGCTACGTCAATCCGCTGACGGCGCTGCAACTGATCGAGGCGCTGCGTACGCATTTCGGCTCGCTCGATGGCCGCCGTATCGGCGTCACCGCGGCAGGCTCGGCGATCGGCGGCATGCTGATGAAGCTGCTGGCCGGCGAAGGCGCTGATACCACCGGCATCGTTCGAAGCGCACGCAGCGCTGAACGACTGGCAACCGAGGTCCCCGGCCACATCGTGCTTGGCGACGAGAGCCATGTGCCGCAGCTTCGCCTCGATGCAATCATCGACGCGGTCGGTGGCCCATATGCCGGCGATCTCATCCAGCGCACGCTCAACCCCGGCGGCGCCTTCATCCAGTACGGGGCGCTCAGCGGCGTGCCGGTGCCGCAGGCAACCATCCAGGCGCGGCCGGATATCCGCTTCTCCTTCCTGTGGCTGCGCACCTGGGTGCATTCGGCCGGGCGACCGGCGATCGAGGCGGCCTTTGCCAAGAGTTTCGAAGGTTTGCGGTCGGGTCTCTTTTCCAGCCGCATCGCGGAAATCTATCCGCTGAGCCGGCTCGACGCGGCGCTTGCGCATCAGGCGGATCCGGGCCGCGACGGCAAGCTGCTGCTCGATCCGCGCTGTTGA